Proteins encoded within one genomic window of Balneolaceae bacterium:
- the lepA gene encoding translation elongation factor 4, which translates to MKNIRNFCIIAHIDHGKSTLADRLLERTGTISEREMQEQVLDDMDLERERGITIKSHAIRMDYKRPNGEVVTFNLIDTPGHVDFSYEVSRALKACEGALLVVDAAQGIEAQTISNLYQALDQELEIIPVLNKIDLPGADIEGVGQQIVDLIGGTHEEILHVSGKTGEGIEDLLEAIVERIPPPKQEVDKPLKALIFDSIFNTYRGSICYVRVMEGVLEKGEGITFMATKKEYDAEEIGYLKLKKEKTDKLEAGDVGYVIGSVKSLQDAKVGDTVTNTKNKADSPIPGYKEVKPMVFSGIFPTNSEDFEDLRGALEKLQLNDASLSYQPETSKALGFGFRAGFLGLLHMEIIQERLDREFDMDIITTVPNVRYEIDLEDGERIKVDNPSEMPEVGKIDSVWEPYIKASILTPADYIGPIMSLCQDRRGVYVNQHFMQNNRVEITYELPMAEVVFDFLRSAEERNTRICIARL; encoded by the coding sequence GGCACCATTAGTGAAAGAGAGATGCAGGAACAGGTTCTCGATGATATGGACCTGGAACGCGAGCGTGGAATCACTATTAAAAGCCATGCCATCCGAATGGATTACAAACGTCCTAACGGAGAAGTAGTAACCTTCAACCTGATCGACACACCGGGTCATGTTGATTTTTCGTATGAGGTGTCTCGTGCCCTGAAAGCATGTGAAGGTGCATTGCTGGTAGTGGATGCCGCGCAGGGGATTGAAGCGCAGACTATTTCGAATCTCTACCAGGCACTTGACCAGGAACTGGAGATTATACCGGTTCTCAATAAGATTGATCTTCCCGGTGCAGATATCGAAGGCGTGGGACAGCAAATTGTAGATCTGATCGGTGGGACACATGAAGAAATTTTGCATGTATCTGGTAAAACCGGTGAAGGAATTGAGGACCTTCTGGAGGCGATTGTTGAACGAATTCCGCCTCCTAAGCAGGAAGTTGACAAACCTCTGAAAGCATTGATTTTTGATTCCATTTTTAACACCTACCGTGGCTCTATCTGTTATGTTCGGGTGATGGAAGGTGTTCTCGAAAAAGGAGAGGGCATCACGTTTATGGCGACTAAAAAGGAGTATGATGCCGAAGAGATCGGTTACCTGAAGCTGAAAAAGGAGAAAACGGATAAACTGGAAGCCGGTGACGTTGGTTACGTGATCGGGAGTGTAAAATCTCTTCAGGATGCAAAAGTGGGGGATACAGTTACAAATACGAAAAACAAAGCAGATTCTCCCATCCCCGGTTATAAAGAAGTGAAACCGATGGTGTTTAGCGGAATTTTTCCTACCAACTCAGAAGATTTTGAAGATCTGCGGGGAGCACTTGAAAAACTTCAGTTAAATGATGCATCTCTTTCCTATCAACCCGAAACCTCGAAAGCACTTGGTTTTGGTTTTCGGGCGGGATTTTTGGGACTCCTTCATATGGAAATTATCCAGGAACGGCTCGATCGTGAGTTCGATATGGATATTATTACCACAGTCCCCAATGTTCGGTATGAAATTGACCTTGAAGACGGAGAGCGAATCAAAGTAGATAACCCCAGCGAAATGCCGGAGGTCGGTAAAATTGATTCCGTTTGGGAACCGTATATCAAAGCGAGTATCCTAACGCCGGCGGATTACATCGGGCCTATTATGTCGCTCTGCCAGGATCGGCGGGGAGTTTACGTCAATCAACACTTTATGCAGAACAACCGCGTTGAGATAACGTACGAACTGCCGATGGCCGAGGTGGTGTTCGACTTTCTACGATCGGCTGAAGAGCGGAACACGCGGATATGCATCGCTCGATTATGA
- the lepB gene encoding signal peptidase I yields MKNNKSSSGKRSARSERRKSEETKAKHWAKEWLDALIWAGIAAIILRTFFFGAYRIPTPSMEKTLLTGDFLIVTKLAYGPRTPMTLSVPFTDIYMPGVNLPWTRIPGYTDIKRNDIVVFNYPIDVAPISVKTNYIKRAVGVPGDQLRLDDKVLYVNGEEAETFDTYMYNYRVDVRERIRLSPSKVREAGAEIVQNGNGFHIINMTEQIASELREWPEIDNVQKFVLPDDYDGFSRRGFNFSDGFANHDNMKEFTVPAEGMEIQLTPENWHIYEDILLRYERNLVERNGDQFIINGVETNSYTIQQDYYFMMGDNRDDSEDSRYWGFVPQDHVIGKAGIIYFSWDGENWLPRFNRIFDLIHS; encoded by the coding sequence TTGAAAAACAATAAAAGCTCTTCGGGGAAACGGTCAGCGAGATCGGAACGAAGAAAATCAGAAGAGACAAAAGCAAAACATTGGGCAAAAGAGTGGCTGGACGCGCTGATTTGGGCGGGTATAGCTGCCATTATTCTACGCACATTTTTCTTCGGAGCCTACCGAATTCCTACCCCAAGTATGGAAAAAACCCTTCTTACCGGCGACTTCCTGATCGTAACAAAGCTGGCATATGGTCCGCGAACACCGATGACGCTTTCTGTTCCATTTACCGATATCTATATGCCGGGCGTAAACTTGCCCTGGACTCGAATTCCTGGTTATACCGATATCAAACGAAATGACATTGTGGTATTCAACTACCCGATTGATGTAGCCCCGATCTCCGTTAAAACCAATTACATTAAGCGAGCAGTTGGGGTACCGGGTGACCAGTTACGACTTGATGACAAAGTACTTTACGTGAATGGAGAAGAAGCTGAAACGTTTGATACATATATGTATAACTATCGCGTGGATGTTCGGGAACGAATTCGCTTAAGCCCCTCAAAAGTACGAGAAGCCGGAGCTGAAATTGTACAGAATGGGAATGGATTTCACATCATAAATATGACGGAACAGATCGCATCTGAACTGCGCGAATGGCCGGAAATTGATAATGTTCAGAAGTTTGTATTACCCGATGATTACGACGGCTTTAGCCGACGCGGATTTAATTTTTCAGACGGATTTGCCAACCATGATAATATGAAGGAATTTACTGTTCCCGCTGAGGGAATGGAGATACAACTTACGCCGGAGAACTGGCATATCTATGAAGATATACTTCTTCGATACGAGCGAAATTTGGTTGAGCGAAATGGCGATCAGTTTATCATCAACGGTGTTGAGACCAACAGCTATACCATCCAGCAGGATTACTATTTTATGATGGGAGACAACCGCGATGACAGTGAAGACAGCCGCTATTGGGGTTTTGTACCGCAGGATCACGTGATCGGTAAGGCCGGAATTATCTACTTCTCATGGGATGGCGAAAACTGGCTGCCTCGATTTAATCGAATTTTTGATCTGATTCATTCCTAA
- a CDS encoding nucleotidyltransferase domain-containing protein has protein sequence MKYGLKPHIWNQIISCVKKNDRIEEVILYGSRAKGTHKEASDIDLVLKGEEITTKDQLRLENELDDLLLPWKFDVSIFHNITNPELLDHIRRVGVTVYKQDVNLQES, from the coding sequence ATGAAATACGGCCTGAAGCCACATATTTGGAATCAAATTATCAGTTGCGTGAAAAAAAATGATCGGATTGAAGAGGTGATTCTTTATGGTTCCAGGGCGAAAGGTACACACAAAGAGGCTTCAGACATCGATCTGGTTTTGAAAGGAGAAGAGATCACTACAAAAGATCAGCTGAGGCTTGAAAATGAACTGGATGACCTTCTGCTTCCCTGGAAGTTCGATGTGTCCATTTTTCACAATATTACCAATCCTGAACTACTCGATCATATCAGGAGAGTTGGCGTTACTGTTTACAAACAAGATGTAAATCTCCAAGAAAGCTAA
- a CDS encoding nucleotidyltransferase substrate binding protein encodes MPDQDIRWKQRFSNYQKAFGKLAEVVENKTLGQLTDLEKEGLIQRFEYTYELAWKVMKDYLEFQGITGITGSRDAIRESFQKEIISEGEGWMEMIKSRNQTAHLYNEATAQEIAENIVNVYFNLFDSFNRKMENLK; translated from the coding sequence ATGCCTGATCAAGATATTCGATGGAAACAACGATTCTCAAATTATCAAAAAGCATTTGGCAAACTTGCCGAAGTCGTTGAGAACAAAACATTGGGTCAGCTGACAGACTTAGAAAAAGAAGGTCTTATTCAAAGATTTGAGTATACCTATGAATTAGCCTGGAAAGTAATGAAAGATTACCTTGAATTTCAGGGAATTACAGGCATAACAGGCTCAAGAGATGCTATCAGGGAATCGTTTCAAAAGGAAATTATTTCAGAGGGAGAAGGTTGGATGGAGATGATTAAAAGCCGAAATCAAACAGCACATCTGTACAATGAAGCAACCGCTCAGGAGATCGCAGAAAACATCGTAAATGTTTATTTCAACCTTTTTGATTCATTTAATAGAAAAATGGAAAACCTGAAATGA
- a CDS encoding DNA-3-methyladenine glycosylase I, translated as MNEKTRCEWAEGQFDEYIQYHDEEWGVPVHDDQTHFEFLILEGAQAGLSWSTILKRREGYRQSFANFDPKKVAKFDEEKIQELLQFEGIIRNKLKVRSAVTNAQKFLEIQDEFGSFDEYIWRFVDGEPIVNHWKSLKEVPATTKESDALSKDLKKRGFKFTGSTIMYAHMQACGLVNDHTVDCFRYEELVGLA; from the coding sequence ATGAATGAAAAAACCCGCTGCGAATGGGCCGAAGGCCAGTTTGACGAATACATCCAATACCACGATGAAGAGTGGGGTGTGCCGGTTCATGATGATCAAACGCATTTCGAATTTTTGATATTGGAGGGAGCCCAGGCCGGGTTGAGCTGGTCCACGATTTTGAAAAGAAGAGAGGGCTATCGACAATCCTTTGCCAATTTTGATCCGAAGAAAGTGGCCAAATTTGATGAAGAGAAAATCCAGGAACTGCTTCAATTTGAAGGGATCATTCGTAACAAACTGAAAGTTCGGTCAGCCGTAACCAACGCTCAAAAATTTCTCGAAATCCAGGATGAATTCGGCAGTTTCGACGAGTACATCTGGCGATTTGTCGACGGAGAGCCGATCGTCAATCACTGGAAAAGTTTGAAAGAAGTTCCGGCCACAACTAAAGAATCCGACGCCCTCAGCAAAGACCTTAAAAAGCGCGGGTTCAAATTCACGGGAAGCACCATTATGTACGCTCACATGCAGGCTTGCGGCCTGGTCAATGATCATACTGTGGATTGTTTCCGGTATGAAGAACTGGTAGGTTTAGCATAG
- a CDS encoding SelT/SelW/SelH family protein has translation MMEYRIKIVYCTQCRWLPRACWMAQELLTTFEQELDEVALAPGTGGTFDIFLNGEMIFSRAEKDRFPESKELKQLVRDQINPNRDLGHSDR, from the coding sequence ATGATGGAATATCGAATTAAGATAGTGTACTGCACCCAATGCCGATGGCTTCCCCGAGCCTGCTGGATGGCCCAGGAACTGCTGACCACGTTTGAACAAGAGTTGGATGAAGTGGCGTTGGCTCCGGGAACCGGCGGTACATTTGATATTTTCCTCAACGGTGAGATGATCTTTTCAAGAGCTGAAAAAGATCGTTTCCCGGAATCGAAGGAATTAAAGCAATTGGTTCGGGACCAGATTAATCCCAACCGTGATTTGGGGCACAGCGATCGTTAA
- a CDS encoding DinB family protein — MKKLANIFLSSFLIVALSAQMIQAQESNNFKSQFNQHFNYASRVLSLAEEMPADLYSWRPDEGVFSVEEVYTHIARYNFYYLEESLGIPAPEDLDVENMESITGKEDVLEILERSIEHVKEHIGAMPESKLLEETEMYGRTVNGQAVLMQLITHKSEHVGQSISYARMNGIVPPWSE, encoded by the coding sequence ATGAAAAAATTAGCAAACATATTTTTATCATCCTTTTTGATTGTAGCTTTATCTGCGCAAATGATACAGGCTCAAGAATCAAATAATTTCAAAAGCCAGTTTAATCAACATTTTAATTATGCCTCTCGTGTGCTGTCGCTGGCTGAAGAAATGCCTGCCGATCTGTATTCGTGGCGGCCTGACGAGGGTGTCTTTTCGGTGGAAGAAGTTTATACCCACATTGCACGATACAATTTCTATTACCTGGAAGAATCGCTTGGTATCCCGGCACCCGAGGATCTGGATGTTGAGAATATGGAATCTATTACCGGTAAAGAAGATGTGTTAGAAATATTGGAGCGCTCCATTGAGCATGTAAAAGAACATATCGGAGCGATGCCTGAGTCAAAGCTGCTGGAAGAAACGGAGATGTATGGAAGAACCGTAAACGGGCAGGCTGTGCTGATGCAGCTTATTACGCATAAGAGTGAGCATGTGGGTCAATCCATCTCCTATGCGCGGATGAATGGAATTGTACCGCCATGGAGTGAATAG
- a CDS encoding ABC-F family ATP-binding cassette domain-containing protein — translation MLQLDKLSLHFGEHTLFENLSVTINKGERIGLVGPNGAGKSTLLKIIAGELNPDSGNVKMGNADTVGYLPQDGVEPDPNLTVFKEVERVFEEILALKDRQTELQQKMNSYSSDSEEHAQALEEFGTVQHKLENRDAYSLGADIERVLKGLGFHEEDFKRPTTEFSGGWLMRIALAKLLLKQPTYLLLDEPTNHLDIESLRWIENFLNNYDGAVILVSHDKAFLNSVTNRTLAFQHGDLKDYAGNYSYYTKKHEEELELLKKRYENQQKEIKQTEEFIDRFRYKASKAKQVQSRIKQLEKMEKIELEEEQSEITFQFPPPDRSGQVVIELRDVVKKYGENTVFDGIDYEVERGDKIAVVGPNGAGKSTLIRILAGLEPITSGKRELGYNVTPGYFAQHQAEELNPKNTALDEMQLAGSRESETRLRTILGCFLFQGDDVFKKVGVLSGGEKSRLALAKMLLNSGNFLIFDEPTNHLDMRSKNILQQALDQFEGTLMIVSHDRDFLDPIVNKTLEIQPGHIKTWLGNISYYLDKKSFDDSVDLESNEESDEPKKLSRKEERRIEAQKRQALSKKLKPLKKRLETIESKVETMEERKAEIEEIMAQPDFYDDSDEVKEISLEYETIKTDLTDLMHKWEEIAGRIEFVESEYEAQ, via the coding sequence ATGTTACAACTCGATAAATTATCGCTGCACTTCGGTGAACATACACTTTTTGAAAACCTTTCCGTCACAATTAATAAAGGAGAACGAATCGGGCTGGTTGGTCCCAACGGTGCGGGTAAATCTACACTGCTGAAAATTATTGCAGGCGAACTGAATCCCGACAGTGGCAATGTAAAAATGGGAAATGCAGATACAGTGGGATACTTACCACAGGATGGTGTGGAACCCGATCCGAATCTGACAGTTTTTAAAGAAGTTGAACGGGTTTTTGAAGAGATCCTTGCATTAAAAGATCGCCAGACCGAACTGCAGCAAAAGATGAACTCCTATTCGTCAGATTCTGAGGAACATGCCCAGGCATTGGAAGAGTTTGGAACTGTTCAGCATAAACTTGAAAACAGGGATGCCTACTCTCTCGGGGCTGATATTGAGCGTGTATTGAAAGGATTGGGCTTTCATGAAGAAGACTTTAAACGTCCCACAACTGAGTTCAGCGGTGGTTGGCTGATGAGAATTGCACTGGCGAAACTTCTCCTCAAACAACCTACCTATCTGCTTTTGGATGAGCCGACCAACCACCTGGATATTGAATCGCTACGCTGGATCGAAAACTTTTTGAATAATTATGATGGAGCTGTCATTCTCGTTTCGCACGACAAAGCGTTTTTGAACAGCGTGACAAACCGGACGCTGGCATTTCAGCACGGAGATCTGAAGGATTATGCCGGTAACTATTCCTATTACACCAAAAAACATGAGGAGGAGCTCGAACTGCTGAAAAAACGATATGAAAATCAGCAGAAAGAGATTAAACAAACTGAAGAGTTTATCGACCGATTTCGGTATAAAGCTTCCAAAGCAAAACAGGTACAGAGCCGAATCAAGCAACTTGAAAAGATGGAGAAGATTGAGCTTGAAGAGGAGCAATCGGAAATTACATTTCAGTTTCCGCCGCCTGATCGATCCGGGCAGGTGGTTATTGAACTCAGAGATGTTGTTAAAAAATATGGAGAGAATACCGTATTCGATGGCATCGATTATGAAGTAGAGCGCGGGGATAAGATTGCAGTTGTGGGGCCGAATGGTGCCGGGAAATCAACGTTGATTCGAATACTGGCAGGGCTTGAGCCGATAACCTCCGGGAAACGGGAGCTGGGCTACAATGTAACACCCGGATATTTTGCCCAGCATCAAGCGGAAGAATTGAACCCAAAAAACACTGCTCTGGATGAGATGCAACTGGCTGGATCGAGAGAATCGGAAACCCGGCTCAGAACCATTTTGGGATGTTTTCTTTTCCAGGGAGATGATGTTTTTAAAAAAGTTGGAGTGCTCTCCGGCGGTGAAAAGAGTCGTCTTGCCCTGGCTAAAATGCTGTTGAATTCCGGTAATTTTTTGATCTTTGATGAGCCGACCAACCACCTGGATATGCGCTCAAAAAATATTCTTCAGCAAGCTCTCGATCAGTTTGAGGGTACGCTTATGATCGTCTCCCACGATCGTGATTTCCTCGATCCCATCGTCAATAAAACACTTGAAATTCAACCCGGACATATTAAAACCTGGCTTGGAAATATCAGCTATTATCTTGATAAAAAGTCGTTTGATGACTCGGTTGATTTGGAGTCAAATGAAGAATCTGATGAACCAAAGAAACTCAGCCGAAAAGAGGAGCGAAGGATTGAGGCTCAAAAACGGCAAGCACTCTCTAAAAAACTCAAACCGCTTAAAAAACGTCTTGAAACCATTGAGAGTAAAGTAGAAACGATGGAAGAAAGAAAAGCTGAGATCGAAGAGATAATGGCACAGCCCGATTTTTATGATGATTCTGATGAGGTAAAAGAGATTTCACTGGAATATGAAACGATCAAAACCGACCTCACAGATCTAATGCACAAATGGGAAGAGATTGCCGGGCGAATTGAGTTTGTGGAGAGTGAATATGAGGCGCAGTAG
- a CDS encoding exo-alpha-sialidase — MFKKAVLLLSVILFAISCEEQPLQRPLMEYVMSNPAQSGSRYPHFYKDNSGRLYMSWMTIIEEEIFALQYSTYKNGRWTEPQTVQIDMNFFVNWADFPSVVGLNGTELAAHRLRKIQGGPYAYNVELSFYNEADGGSWGEGITPHQDGTATEHGFVSLEPIDSDKVLAVWLDGRETEDRADDEYADTSKSMTLRSAEVSRSGEIINKQVIDHTVCDCCPTDLAKTDEGYVTVYRGRSADEIRDIKIARYNSESGNWSDPVTVHDDNWKIMACPVNGPSVSSTGNSVAVAWYTAENDNPRILLARSTDSGRTFSEPIQVNNTDYRILGRTDLTMSEDGTIYVSWMQEFEGLGYVMMREIHPDETMSAPQTVGITDSSRASGFPQISLIDNSLLLAWTQTKPILRIRTAKIDLSQ, encoded by the coding sequence ATGTTTAAAAAAGCAGTTCTACTACTTTCCGTAATTCTTTTTGCCATCTCTTGCGAGGAACAACCTCTTCAGCGTCCGCTCATGGAATATGTGATGAGTAATCCCGCTCAGAGCGGATCAAGATATCCCCATTTCTATAAAGACAATTCCGGCCGCCTGTATATGAGCTGGATGACCATAATAGAAGAGGAAATTTTTGCCCTGCAATATTCTACCTATAAAAACGGGCGATGGACGGAACCACAAACGGTTCAAATAGATATGAATTTTTTCGTGAACTGGGCTGATTTTCCATCGGTTGTTGGTTTGAATGGAACCGAACTTGCAGCGCATCGGCTCCGGAAAATACAGGGTGGACCTTACGCCTATAATGTTGAACTTTCATTTTATAATGAAGCCGACGGAGGCAGTTGGGGCGAAGGTATCACTCCTCACCAGGATGGAACAGCTACAGAACACGGTTTTGTTTCATTGGAACCGATAGATTCAGACAAGGTACTTGCTGTTTGGCTGGATGGCAGAGAAACAGAAGACCGCGCAGATGATGAATATGCTGATACCAGTAAATCGATGACGTTACGATCGGCCGAAGTATCGAGATCGGGCGAGATTATCAACAAACAGGTGATTGATCATACAGTTTGCGATTGCTGCCCGACAGATCTTGCCAAAACAGATGAGGGATACGTAACTGTCTACCGGGGGCGAAGTGCTGATGAAATTCGCGATATTAAAATTGCCCGGTATAACTCTGAAAGTGGTAATTGGAGTGATCCGGTAACCGTTCATGATGACAACTGGAAGATAATGGCATGTCCTGTGAATGGACCCAGTGTGTCGTCTACTGGAAACAGTGTGGCTGTTGCCTGGTACACCGCAGAAAATGATAATCCGCGAATTCTGCTTGCGCGTTCAACAGACAGCGGGCGAACTTTCAGTGAACCAATTCAGGTCAACAATACAGATTACAGGATTTTGGGCCGAACCGATCTTACAATGAGTGAAGACGGAACCATCTATGTAAGCTGGATGCAGGAGTTCGAAGGTTTAGGATACGTAATGATGCGGGAGATTCATCCTGATGAGACAATGTCGGCCCCTCAAACAGTGGGAATTACAGATTCATCTCGTGCAAGTGGTTTCCCTCAAATTTCTTTGATAGATAATTCTCTTCTCTTAGCCTGGACGCAAACCAAGCCAATTCTCCGTATTCGCACAGCAAAAATTGATCTGAGTCAATAG
- a CDS encoding dipeptidase yields MYSFLRKISLSFFIFTFLLTGVLYSQDREDYRDEAIEILESVPLFDGHNDTPWQYRNRASYKFSELDFYDTTQFENPMHTDIPRLQEGRVGAQWWSVYVNAHIPENEAVVRTMEQIDFVKRMAHTYPDLFEMAYTADDVERIFEDGKIASLIGMEGGHSIANSLGVLRQFYDLGARYMTITHSRTLDWADAASDNPEHDGLSEFGEEVIREMNRLGMLVDLSHVTPATMRDAIEISEAPVMFSHSSARAVSGHVRNVPDEILPLVKENNGIIMVTYVGSFVSEELRQYYADRAAYQRRVEYLHPGEVDVIAEKMEAWDDKHEAPTPTLNQLADHIDHIRDEIGVNHIGIGADYDGTSGLPEGLEDVSTYPDLFAELLKRGYSEEDLKKIAGLNMLRVMRGAEKTAKRLQEEQEPSEVLISDFE; encoded by the coding sequence ATGTATTCATTTTTAAGAAAAATCAGTCTTAGTTTTTTCATTTTTACTTTTCTGTTAACCGGCGTACTCTACTCGCAAGACAGGGAAGATTACCGGGATGAAGCAATCGAGATTTTGGAAAGTGTTCCTCTATTTGATGGACATAACGATACACCCTGGCAGTACAGAAACCGGGCATCATACAAATTTTCAGAGCTCGATTTTTATGATACAACACAGTTTGAAAATCCCATGCATACGGATATACCCCGTTTGCAAGAGGGGCGGGTTGGAGCGCAGTGGTGGTCGGTTTATGTAAATGCTCATATACCAGAAAATGAGGCGGTTGTTCGAACGATGGAACAGATCGATTTTGTGAAGAGGATGGCTCATACATATCCCGATCTGTTTGAGATGGCCTATACCGCTGATGATGTAGAACGGATTTTTGAGGATGGTAAAATCGCATCACTGATCGGGATGGAAGGCGGGCACTCCATTGCCAATTCACTGGGAGTGTTGCGACAATTTTACGATCTGGGCGCACGGTATATGACGATTACCCACAGCCGAACGCTTGACTGGGCCGATGCTGCCAGTGACAATCCAGAGCACGACGGACTGAGCGAATTTGGAGAAGAGGTAATTCGCGAAATGAACCGTCTTGGAATGCTGGTGGATCTCTCTCACGTAACACCCGCTACCATGCGCGATGCGATAGAAATTTCCGAAGCCCCCGTAATGTTTTCTCACTCCTCTGCGCGAGCCGTTTCGGGACATGTACGAAATGTGCCCGATGAAATTCTTCCTCTTGTAAAAGAGAACAACGGCATTATAATGGTTACGTATGTGGGTTCGTTTGTATCCGAAGAACTGAGGCAATATTACGCCGATCGTGCTGCATATCAGAGAAGAGTGGAGTATCTCCATCCCGGTGAAGTGGATGTGATTGCAGAAAAGATGGAAGCTTGGGATGATAAGCATGAAGCTCCAACCCCGACATTAAATCAGCTTGCCGATCATATTGATCATATTCGTGATGAGATTGGAGTCAATCACATCGGCATTGGTGCAGATTACGACGGAACCTCTGGTTTACCCGAGGGGCTCGAAGACGTCTCAACCTATCCCGACCTGTTCGCCGAACTGCTAAAACGCGGATATTCTGAGGAAGACCTAAAAAAAATCGCCGGACTTAACATGCTTCGGGTAATGAGAGGTGCAGAAAAAACGGCGAAAAGATTACAAGAAGAGCAAGAGCCTTCCGAAGTGCTGATTTCAGATTTTGAATAA
- a CDS encoding M20/M25/M40 family metallo-hydrolase, translated as MKQFTVISIILATIWSVSCSQAQDSVEQIKTAVSQDDLEMKIHFLSSDELRGRATGTPELDISARFIADWFRTYEVSTAPGYNSYFQEFDVTLRDSSVVKSKNVIGVVEGSDPDLRDEYVLLAAHYDHVGVGPATAEGDSIYNGARDNAVGVATVMAAGKYFADHPPKRSVIFALWTAEEIGLIGSSYFAENPAVPLDQIVYNLNIDGAGYNDTTKVTVVGLERTDAESIFESSVQAFGLEAIPSPVPELGLFNRSDNVHFARQGIPAPTFSLGFTAFNEELRYYYHQPTDESSTINFEYVTNYARAYILSAQQIANAAEAPFWVSGDEYEDEGVQLYGIEWFLVRRTACPALADFSFGKVREVVLLNEIQASCSTSIDRN; from the coding sequence ATGAAACAGTTTACAGTCATATCAATTATTCTTGCAACTATCTGGTCCGTTTCCTGCAGCCAGGCCCAGGATTCCGTCGAACAAATTAAAACTGCGGTTTCACAGGACGATCTTGAAATGAAAATCCATTTTCTTTCTTCTGATGAACTGAGAGGCCGTGCTACCGGAACTCCCGAACTTGATATATCAGCCAGATTTATCGCGGATTGGTTCCGGACTTATGAGGTTTCAACAGCTCCCGGATACAATTCCTATTTCCAGGAATTCGATGTTACACTGCGGGACTCATCTGTCGTAAAAAGTAAAAATGTAATCGGTGTGGTTGAGGGTTCAGATCCCGATCTTCGTGATGAATACGTGTTGTTGGCCGCTCATTACGATCATGTTGGAGTTGGACCCGCAACCGCCGAGGGTGATTCCATCTACAATGGTGCACGCGATAATGCCGTGGGTGTTGCCACGGTGATGGCAGCCGGAAAATATTTTGCGGATCATCCCCCAAAGAGATCCGTTATTTTTGCACTCTGGACCGCAGAGGAAATTGGCTTAATCGGGAGCAGTTATTTTGCCGAAAATCCTGCTGTACCTCTGGATCAAATTGTTTACAATCTGAATATCGACGGAGCCGGGTATAACGACACTACAAAAGTAACCGTGGTGGGACTGGAACGAACCGATGCGGAATCCATTTTTGAATCTTCGGTACAAGCATTTGGCCTTGAAGCCATTCCAAGCCCGGTACCGGAATTGGGCCTTTTCAACCGATCGGACAATGTGCATTTTGCACGACAGGGAATACCTGCCCCGACGTTTAGTCTTGGATTTACTGCATTCAATGAGGAACTTCGATATTACTACCATCAGCCAACGGATGAATCAAGTACAATCAATTTTGAATATGTAACCAACTATGCAAGAGCATATATTCTTTCGGCTCAACAAATTGCAAATGCTGCCGAAGCACCTTTCTGGGTTTCAGGAGATGAGTATGAAGATGAAGGTGTTCAGCTTTATGGGATTGAATGGTTCCTTGTACGCCGGACAGCTTGTCCGGCACTGGCAGACTTTAGTTTTGGCAAAGTCCGGGAGGTTGTGTTGTTGAACGAAATTCAGGCATCCTGTTCCACAAGCATCGATAGGAATTGA